In Papio anubis isolate 15944 chromosome 17, Panubis1.0, whole genome shotgun sequence, the following are encoded in one genomic region:
- the LOC116271001 gene encoding CMT1A duplicated region transcript 15 protein-like protein, which yields MPVALVRKEHPALTPYAEIGALPAPAVEPEPAWEEPPPETVLEVEGAPAKDQPKEELPEITAPTVVTDLSPEVEHVARERGDREGVTSTAPASSSHAAPSPGHGGNHGGREPGLGERLVSFIRAAVLLLQGLFILVLLVGSIWVQEVLESMKRRLGGRIPAAPPALRGGLLLRARMSVCNWASRLFDPEVLPRMELLKGGRGEGTRRLKGVKQAKLLRQKSLSPGSPCHHLP from the exons ATGCCTGTGGCCCTTGTAAGAAAGGAGCACCCAG CTCTTACTCCATATGCAGAAATAGGAGCACTTCCAGCACCAGCTGTTGAGCCAGAGCCAGCATGGGAAGAGCCCCCTCCAGAGACAGTGCTGGAGGTGGAGGGAGCTCCAGCCAAGGACCAGCCCAAGGAGGAGCTGCCTGAAATCACGGCACCTACTGTAGTCACTGACCTTAGCCCTGAAGTTGAACACGTGGCAAGAGAGAGAGGCGACAGGGAGGGGGTGACCAGCACAGCCCCAGCTAGCAGCTCCCATGCTGCCCCTAGTCCTGGGCACGGTGGCAACCATGGAGGTAGAGAGCCTGGGTTGGGAGAGAGGCTTGTGTCATTCATTAGAGCCGCAGTCCTGCTGCTGCAGGGCCTGTTTATTCTAGTGCTGCTGGTGGGGTCTATCTGGGTGCAGGAGGTGCTGGAGAGCATgaagaggaggctgggaggtAGAATTCCAGCAGCTCCTCCTGCACTCAGAGGCGGCCTCCTCCTCCGGGCACGGATGTCTGTCTGCAATTGGGCATCCAGGCTGTTTGACCCTGAAGTGCTGCCCAGGATGGAGCTCTTAAAAGGCGGCAGGGGTGAGGGGACCAGGAGGCTCAAAGGAGTAAAACAAGCAAAGCTTTTAAGACAGAAGTCCTTGTCCCCAGGATCTCCGTGCCACCACCTGCCCTAG